In Panicum virgatum strain AP13 chromosome 4N, P.virgatum_v5, whole genome shotgun sequence, a single window of DNA contains:
- the LOC120671389 gene encoding proteasome assembly chaperone 4-like — protein sequence MSSEELRTSFSDFVVSSSTRKKGQTNSSGDSSSEGDLQVTCFTEDLHDVTLHFQIVRFSKQIYVWVGCNTAKFGHLYAAATTRPDNRVSVTSVLGGTSDNTGSGIARRLVLKTGLNIVLACNIPKDSPMLEAAAERKLVEKLKGLGYTRPIAGEANTSIAQK from the exons ATGTCTTCAGAGGAGCTGAGGACAAGCTTTTCAGATTTTGTGGTGAGTTCATCAACCCGGAAAAAGGGCCAAACTAATTCTTCAGGTGATTCGTCGTCCGAGGGGGACCTCCAAGTCACTTGTTTCACAGAGGACCTTCATGATGTCACACTTCATTTTCAGATAGTGAGGTTCTCTAAACAG ATCTATGTGTGGGTTGGATGCAACACAGCAAAATTTGGCCATCTGTACGCTGCTGCAACCACTAGGCCG GATAATAGAGTGAGTGTCACCTCTGTACTAGGAGGAACATCCGACAACACCGGATCAGGAATCGCCCGCCGTCTAG TGCTGAAAACTGGTCTGAACATAGTCCTGGCATGCAACATTCCAAAAGACAGCCCCATGCTTGAG GCTGCTGCGGAGAGGAAGCTGGTGGAGAAGCTGAAAGGTTTGGGCTACACGAGACCCATAGCTGGGGAGGCTAATACTTCCATTGCACAGAAATAG